From one Salmo salar chromosome ssa09, Ssal_v3.1, whole genome shotgun sequence genomic stretch:
- the LOC106610610 gene encoding suppressor of cytokine signaling 4-like — MSEKKSRSSDICPKCGICSWSADSYLWSCKKCSRSSRNDPGLRGPEGVGPMEEQGARSTSCPRRWRERKCSSTVMGKVDIDVPCRKALSRRSLRQKFQDAVGQCFPLRTDHHQHHHHHHGCPTGAYRGAFSVLLWTKRPIHVTELMQDKCPFSSKSELAHCWHLIKKHATHPSAIVGLEVAQAAKAAQAAGKEPVPSAYTSPPSTPLSWEGICLSRPLSIEDWDLSHPHGRAAYGGSHTDNILVPDLLQINNSPCYWGVLDRFQAEELLEGQPEGTFLLRDSAQDKFLFSVSFRRYSRSLHARIEQNGKRFSFDGRDPCMYRDPSVTGLLRHYSDPATCLFFEPLLSRPLAQTFPFTLQHLCRAVICSCTTYQGIKILPLPYQLRDYLRQYHY; from the coding sequence ATGTCTGAGAAGAAATCCCGAAGTTCGGACATCTGTCCCAAATGCGGCATCTGCAGCTGGAGTGCCGACAGCTACTTGTGGAGCTGCAAGAAATGCTCCCGGAGTTCCCGAAATGATCCGGGCCTTCGGGGTCCGGAGGGGGTAGGGCCGATGGAGGAGCAAGGAGCACGTTCCACCTCATGTCCGcggcgatggagagagaggaagtgtagCAGTACCGTAATGGGGAAAGTCGACATAGACGTCCCCTGTCGGAAAGCCCTTTCTAGGCGCTCTCTCCGGCAGAAGTTCCAGGATGCAGTGGGCCAGTGCTTCCCTCTCCGCACTgaccaccaccaacatcaccaccaccatcacggCTGCCCAACGGGAGCCTACCGGGGGGCCTTTTCTGTGCTCCTCTGGACCAAGCGTCCGATCCATGTCACGGAGCTCATGCAGGACAAGTGCCCCTTCTCGTCCAAGTCAGAGCTGGCCCACTGCTGGCACCTCATCAAGAAGCATGCCACCCACCCCAGCGCCATTGTGGGCCTAGAGGTTGCCCAAGCCGCCAAGGCTGCACAGGCTGCTGGCAAAGAACCAGTCCCGTCCGCTTACACATCCCCGCCTTCGACACCTCTTTCATGGGAAGGCATCTGCTTGAGTAGGCCCCTGAGCATTGAGGACTGGGATCTCTCCCATCCGCATGGCAGAGCAGCCTATGGTGGCAGCCATACAGATAACATCCTGGTCCCTGACCTCCTGCAGATCAACAATAGCCCGTGTTACTGGGGCGTTCTGGACCGCTTCCAGGCAGAGGAGCTCCTGGAAGGCCAGCCCGAGGGCACCTTCCTCCTCCGCGACTCGGCCCAGGACAAGTTCCTCTTCTCCGTCAGCTTCCGCCGCTATAGCCGCTCTCTCCATGCGCGTATCGAGCAGAACGGCAAGCGTTTCAGCTTCGATGGCCGCGATCCGTGCATGTACAGGGACCCCAGCGTGACAGGCCTGCTCCGGCACTACAGCGACCCAGCCACATGCCTCTTCTTTGAGCCCCTCCTGTCCCGCCCTCTGGCCCAGACTTTCCCATTCACCCTGCAGCACCTGTGTCGCGCAGTGATCTGTAGCTGCACTACGTACCAGGGCATCAAGATCCTTCCACTGCCTTATCAGCTCAGGGACTATCTTAGGCAGTACCACTACTAG